From the genome of Acidobacteriota bacterium, one region includes:
- a CDS encoding SpoIIE family protein phosphatase translates to MDVTTSSVVREQLVERRDKLQAAISATQERHDLLHLLSEVDAALTRLDVGQYGRCEVCQDQIETDRLLADPLVRVCLDHLSRDEQRSLEEDLELASRIQRGLLPEPRQHIDGWEIAYHYQPARVVSGDYCDVIPADGGFYFMLGDVSGKGVSASMLMAHLHAMFRTLASLNLPLPALMERASRAFCESTLPTHYATLVAGHATASGDVEVCNAGHLPIVITSERGPTLMASTALPVGMFCSERFKADRLRLAAGETMVLVSDGVTESENPLGHEFGFDRFAAAAQRHRARQPGDLIAECRRDLAAFTGGSRPADDITLFAVRRT, encoded by the coding sequence ATGGACGTCACCACGTCATCCGTTGTGCGCGAGCAGCTCGTCGAGCGGCGCGACAAGCTGCAGGCCGCGATCTCGGCCACACAAGAGCGACACGACCTTCTCCACCTCCTGAGCGAGGTCGACGCCGCGCTCACGCGCCTCGACGTCGGCCAGTACGGGCGATGCGAGGTCTGCCAGGATCAGATCGAGACCGACCGGCTGCTGGCCGACCCGCTGGTCCGCGTCTGCCTCGATCACCTCTCGCGTGACGAGCAGCGCAGCCTCGAAGAAGATCTCGAGCTGGCCTCGCGCATCCAGCGGGGGCTGCTGCCCGAGCCGCGCCAGCACATCGACGGCTGGGAGATCGCCTATCACTACCAGCCGGCGCGCGTCGTGAGCGGCGACTACTGCGACGTCATTCCCGCCGACGGCGGCTTCTACTTCATGCTCGGCGACGTCAGCGGAAAGGGGGTGTCGGCCTCCATGCTGATGGCACACCTCCACGCGATGTTTCGAACGCTCGCGTCGCTGAACCTCCCGTTGCCGGCATTGATGGAACGCGCCAGCCGCGCGTTCTGCGAGAGCACGCTGCCCACTCACTACGCGACGCTGGTGGCGGGCCACGCCACGGCGTCCGGCGATGTCGAGGTCTGCAACGCCGGGCACCTGCCGATCGTGATCACGAGCGAGAGGGGGCCCACGCTCATGGCCAGCACCGCCCTGCCCGTCGGGATGTTCTGCAGCGAGCGCTTCAAGGCGGATCGGCTGCGCCTGGCCGCCGGCGAGACGATGGTGCTCGTGAGCGACGGGGTGACCGAAAGCGAGAATCCGCTCGGGCACGAGTTCGGGTTCGACCGCTTCGCGGCGGCGGCGCAGCGGCATCGCGCGCGTCAGCCGGGCGATCTGATCGCGGAGTGCCGGCGCGACCTCGCGGCGTTCACCGGAGGCTCGCGCCCGGCGGACGACATCACGCTGTTCGCCGTGCGCCGCACCTGA